In Primulina eburnea isolate SZY01 chromosome 3, ASM2296580v1, whole genome shotgun sequence, one DNA window encodes the following:
- the LOC140826114 gene encoding probable pectate lyase 12: MLTSNGCIVFMMLVAGLISHQVSAFRNFTLPGQHPDPEAIARHVHRKVNISLSRRQMLSYSTDEKSSTCLTGNPTDDCWRCNINWQQNRQKLADCAIGFGQYALGGKGGRYYVVTDSSDSDPVNPKAGTIRHAVIQTEPLWIVFSANMLIHLSEELIFNSYKTLDGRGAKVQITGGGCITLQYISNVIIHNIHIHDCYQAGETNIRSSPTHYGWRSQSDGDGISIFGSRDIWIDHCTLSNCKDGLIDAVMGSTGITISNNIFSHHNEVMLLGHSDDYLPDSGMQVTIAFNHFGEKLVQRMPRCRRGYIHVVNNDFTRWEMYAIGGSGNPTINSQGNRYIASSDSNVKEVTKRVDTPEDEWRDWNWRSEGDIMVNGAFFVASGQGVEVKYEKAYSIEPRSATDIDLLTLNAGVLSSRGNNLGKWASESDGSASGADSDTQAGVFEDYGDYSRSNKLKSYDSILIIFLIIICFCGN, from the exons ATGTTGACCAGCAATGGCTGCATTGTGTTCATGATGTTGGTTGCGGGCTTAATTTCTCACCAGGTTTCAGCATTTCGCAACTTCACTCTCCCTGGTCAGCACCCCGACCCCGAAGCCATTGCTCGTCATGTCCACAG AAAAGTGAATATCTCACTTTCAAGAAGGCAAATGCTATCCTATTCCACCGATGAAAAATCATCCACTTGTCTGACCGGAAATCCCACAGACGACTGCTGGCGGTGCAACATCAACTGGCAACAGAACCGCCAGAAATTGGCTGATTGTGCCATTGGATTCGGCCAATATGCCCTCGGTGGCAAGGGTGGACGTTACTACGTTGTCACTGATTCATCAGACAGCGACCCTGTAAATCCAAAAGCAGGCACAATTCGACACGCTGTGATCCAAACTGAGCCTTTATGGATCGTATTTTCAGCTAACATGCTCATCCATCTGTCCGAAGAATTGATCTTCAACTCATATAAAACTCTAGATGGCCGAGGGGCGAAGGTGCAAATAACCGGTGGGGGATGTATAACTTTACAATATATAAGTAATGTGATAATCCACAACATTCATATTCATGACTGTTACCAAGCAGGAGAGACTAATATAAGGTCGAGCCCCACCCATTATGGATGGCGTAGCCAATCCGACGGGGATGGAATCTCGATATTTGGATCTAGGGACATTTGGATTGATCATTGTACCTTGTCGAATTGTAAGGATGGGTTGATAGATGCTGTGATGGGGTCGACGGGGATTACTATATCTAACAACATTTTTTCTCATCATAATGAGGTGATGCTACTTGGCCATAGCGACGACTACTTACCTGACTCGGGAATGCAGGTGACCATCGCTTTTAACCATTTTGGAGAGAAACTTGTACAGAGAATGCCAAGATGTAGAAGAGGGTACATACATGTGGTGAACAATGACTTCACTAGGTGGGAAATGTATGCCATTGGAGGGAGTGGGAATCCTACCATCAACAGCCAAGGAAATCGCTATATCGCCTCGTCTGATAGCAATGTGAAGGAG GTGACGAAACGGGTGGATACACCGGAGGACGAATGGAGGGACTGGAATTGGAGGAGTGAGGGGGACATAATGGTGAATGGAGCATTCTTTGTGGCATCTGGACAGGGTGTGGAGGTGAAATACGAGAAAGCTTATAGCATTGAGCCTAGATCTGCTACAGATATTGACTTGCTCACACTCAATGCTGGTGTTCTTAGCAGCAG GGGCAATAATCTGGGCAAGTGGGCATCTGAATCCGACGGTTCTGCTTCTGGAGCCGATTCGGATACACAAGCAGGCGTTTTCGAGGACTATGGTGATTATTCAAGGAGCAATAAGCTGAAATCTTACGACTCcattctaataatttttttaataataatttgtttttgCGGCAATTAA